One region of Quercus lobata isolate SW786 chromosome 2, ValleyOak3.0 Primary Assembly, whole genome shotgun sequence genomic DNA includes:
- the LOC115962113 gene encoding uncharacterized protein LOC115962113, producing the protein MFVARLPADDSGPELKRPKVYPHLVLGFSEEDKIGTIQPHDDALVITSRIGGYDVKRVMVDGDGDSGAEIMYLDLYKGLKLRPEDLTPYSSPLMSFDGKIVMPKGQIRLPVQTGPEIVEVDFIMVDTYSPYTAIVAKPWLHTLGVVASTLH; encoded by the coding sequence ATGTTTGTAGCTCGGCTACCTGCTGATGACTCTGGCCCAGAGCTAAAAAGACCCAAAGTGTATCCTCATCTGGTCTTAGGTTTCTCCGAGGAAGACAAAATTGGAACcatccaaccccacgacgatgcgtTGGTAATTACTTCTCGGATTGGGGGTTACGACGTGAAAAGGGTAATGGTAGATGGTGATGGTGATAGTGGAGCCGAGATCATGTACCTCGATCTCTATAAGGGGCTAAAGCTGAGACCAGAAGATTTGACGCCCTATAGCTCCCCTTTGATGAGTTTTGATGGGAAGATTGTCATGCCAAAGGGCCAGATTAGACTACCTGTGCAAACCGGCCCGGAGATAGTGGAGGTTGACTTCATTATGGTGGATACTTACTCCCCTTACACTGCCATCGTGGCTAAACCTTGGCTTCATACCCTAGGAGTCGTTGCCTCCACCTTGCATTAG